In a single window of the Bacteroides acidifaciens genome:
- a CDS encoding TonB-dependent receptor, producing the protein MKQTFVLLLTLLFPALLFSQESETGIEGRVIGSESKQPVPGVIVTLNGENRQTRTDVKGAFFFNNISPGKDVLIFNSVGIAPKNILVDIAKGVVTDVGTIEVVELTATEDLSLIGVVDEAMVDDDVEGASQEISSKVILSNDVFLNKAAYQLSPMRFRARGYESPYEKKYINGVNFNDQLRGVFNYSSIGALNDMTRNGDVVNYNAPSAFTYGSIGGAENVNMRASGYTPGTKATLTYTNRNYYLRGMVTYSTGLMDNGWAFSASVGGRYSHEGAIDGTFYRNFSYALSAEKQWQGGKHSLSIVTFGSPVVRGQQSASYQQVYEYLDNYLYNPNWGYQDGKKRNAKVVKAFDPTLILSHIWKINDDMTLTTGLGTHYGRYGNTALNWYNAPDPRPDYYRQLPSYFKYAVEGFDNQEGADKCELLWRRNDTNYTQINWDNMYLTNALGDGSAEYMVEERRSDLFETTLNSTFNARLNDHHTLTAGIEARSTLSRQFKTVNDLLGASYVWDYDKYAEQDFYGDKLRKQNDLNRPDRKVYEGGIFGYNFDLNIFKAGGWIVDKYTSAKLDAYYGVKIDYTSFYRDGKMRNGRYPNDSYGKGSTYTFVDMGVKTGLTYKINGRHFLTANISYGTEAPLPNYVYLSPRISDYTTTSVSKEDLKSGRVFSADINYIFSLPSLTGRVSLFQTNFYDQMDRNSYFNGTSYLNHVLYNMNKVHRGIELGATYKLDNHWSFDLAGTISEYYYSNNPMGVENYEADPENEDKSSTVYMKNLHVGGMPQFAGTFGVRYFIDYWFLGANLNAFGRNYVDVSPSRRLAETYDQVDPVADPVQYQYYKETVAQERFGSACTVDLSIGKIFYLPHRQSINVNLSVNNVLNKTDVRTGGYEQGRVVTVKNGKKSLLNPRLLPNKYYYMQGINCFMNISYRF; encoded by the coding sequence ATGAAACAAACTTTTGTGCTTTTACTAACACTCCTTTTCCCGGCTCTCCTCTTTTCTCAGGAGTCAGAGACAGGCATAGAAGGACGTGTGATTGGTTCGGAAAGCAAACAGCCCGTTCCTGGAGTAATTGTGACTCTGAACGGAGAAAACAGGCAGACCAGAACTGATGTGAAAGGAGCTTTCTTCTTTAATAATATATCCCCTGGAAAGGATGTACTTATTTTTAATTCAGTAGGCATTGCTCCAAAGAATATTTTAGTAGACATAGCTAAGGGAGTAGTTACTGATGTCGGCACTATTGAAGTTGTCGAGTTGACTGCTACTGAAGATTTGTCATTGATTGGTGTGGTTGATGAAGCCATGGTAGATGATGATGTAGAAGGCGCTTCGCAAGAGATTAGTTCGAAAGTAATCCTTTCTAACGATGTGTTTCTGAATAAGGCGGCTTATCAGTTATCACCTATGCGCTTCCGTGCCAGAGGGTACGAAAGTCCTTATGAAAAAAAATACATCAACGGAGTCAATTTCAATGACCAATTGAGAGGAGTATTCAATTACTCTTCTATTGGTGCATTAAACGATATGACCCGTAACGGAGACGTAGTAAATTATAATGCACCGTCTGCTTTCACCTACGGTTCTATTGGTGGAGCAGAAAATGTAAATATGCGCGCATCCGGATATACTCCGGGTACTAAAGCTACACTTACTTATACTAACCGCAACTATTATTTGCGTGGAATGGTCACATATTCCACAGGTCTGATGGATAATGGATGGGCATTTTCTGCATCTGTCGGTGGTCGGTATTCGCATGAAGGAGCAATAGACGGTACATTCTACCGTAACTTCTCTTATGCGCTTTCTGCGGAGAAACAATGGCAAGGCGGCAAGCACAGTCTTTCTATTGTAACTTTCGGTTCGCCAGTCGTGCGCGGACAACAAAGTGCTTCTTATCAACAGGTTTACGAATACCTGGACAATTATCTCTATAATCCGAACTGGGGATATCAAGACGGTAAAAAAAGAAATGCGAAAGTAGTGAAAGCTTTCGATCCCACTCTAATTCTTTCACATATATGGAAGATTAATGACGATATGACACTGACTACCGGTTTAGGTACTCATTATGGACGTTATGGGAATACTGCTCTGAATTGGTATAACGCTCCGGATCCACGTCCGGATTATTATCGTCAGCTTCCTTCTTACTTCAAGTATGCCGTTGAAGGGTTTGATAATCAAGAGGGGGCTGATAAGTGTGAACTGCTTTGGAGAAGAAATGATACAAATTATACTCAAATCAATTGGGATAATATGTATCTGACAAATGCCTTAGGTGACGGTTCTGCAGAATATATGGTAGAGGAACGTCGAAGTGACTTATTCGAGACAACTCTAAACTCTACTTTCAACGCTCGTCTGAATGACCATCACACATTGACTGCCGGTATAGAAGCACGTTCTACTCTTTCCCGGCAGTTTAAAACGGTGAACGACCTTTTAGGCGCATCATATGTCTGGGATTATGATAAATATGCCGAACAAGATTTCTACGGGGATAAGTTGAGAAAACAAAATGACTTGAACCGTCCCGATCGTAAAGTATATGAAGGCGGAATTTTTGGTTATAATTTCGATCTGAATATTTTTAAAGCAGGAGGATGGATAGTAGATAAGTATACATCTGCCAAATTGGATGCTTATTATGGTGTGAAAATAGACTATACGAGCTTTTATCGTGACGGAAAGATGAGAAATGGGCGTTACCCTAATGATTCATACGGCAAAGGAAGTACATACACTTTCGTTGATATGGGAGTAAAGACCGGGCTTACTTATAAGATTAATGGCCGGCATTTTCTGACAGCTAATATCAGTTATGGGACAGAGGCTCCTCTGCCTAATTATGTCTATCTTTCTCCTCGTATTTCCGATTATACGACGACCTCTGTATCAAAAGAGGATTTGAAGAGTGGAAGAGTATTTTCTGCTGATATTAATTATATATTCTCTCTACCTTCACTTACTGGACGGGTGTCTTTGTTCCAAACTAATTTCTATGATCAAATGGATCGTAATAGTTATTTCAATGGAACATCGTATTTGAATCATGTGCTGTATAATATGAATAAGGTGCATCGTGGTATTGAGTTGGGTGCAACTTATAAACTGGATAATCACTGGAGTTTTGATTTGGCAGGTACAATATCCGAATATTATTATAGCAATAATCCGATGGGAGTTGAGAATTACGAAGCTGATCCTGAGAACGAGGATAAAAGTAGTACGGTCTACATGAAGAATCTTCATGTAGGAGGTATGCCTCAATTTGCAGGAACTTTTGGCGTTCGCTATTTTATTGATTATTGGTTTTTGGGAGCAAACTTGAATGCCTTTGGACGTAACTATGTAGACGTATCGCCTAGCCGGCGTTTGGCGGAAACTTATGACCAAGTTGATCCTGTGGCCGATCCGGTACAATACCAGTACTATAAGGAAACGGTTGCTCAGGAGCGCTTCGGTAGTGCTTGCACTGTAGATTTGTCTATTGGAAAGATATTCTATTTACCACATAGACAGTCTATCAATGTTAATTTATCGGTGAACAACGTTCTCAATAAAACAGACGTGCGTACTGGCGGTTATGAGCAAGGACGTGTTGTTACGGTAAAGAATGGAAAGAAATCTTTGTTGAACCCAAGACTTCTTCCTAATAAATATTATTATATGCAAGGAATCAACTGCTTCATGAATATCAGCTACCGGTTCTAA
- a CDS encoding DUF5689 domain-containing protein — MKLIQKIYTLPLLVMAVLMTSCERDYDAPPLNEPVYTGAQPNTTLAQLKEKYSAATAETPIVITEDYVVKAYITGNDESGNIYKQIIVQDATAALPIQLDQGNVYTTYRRGQEVFINLKGMCVSVYGGEQQLGWPDAYLYRMTFATFQELVKKNGWPYADNVKPEVITDISVVNLDVSKMTYRLVQLEGVHFVNGGKNTFAKTGGFGEETLKDAHGNTITVRTSNYASFAYETLPVGTGTVVGILGRFNGTWQLTIPAYSDVFGFDGVEPNEGEGGGGETGETVLFSETFGEPQKEGNYWPFLKDYTGYDNPKELFSGSVDNLSARMQSGDGNVWFPAGGDYSLSIGSIDLKGATKVSLIYKMGVNVYQPADVQNINTLSVKCNDTDLAVPSKELAGTSNPYVLEEIRIDDIAVSGTATLTFSCASATNVKGIRLYDVKLIAPGTGEGDGGDVIAPVPDGE; from the coding sequence ATGAAACTAATTCAGAAAATATATACTTTGCCACTATTGGTTATGGCTGTTTTGATGACCAGTTGTGAACGTGACTATGATGCTCCGCCGTTGAACGAACCGGTTTATACTGGCGCACAGCCCAATACGACTTTGGCGCAATTGAAAGAAAAATACAGTGCGGCTACTGCTGAAACTCCTATAGTGATTACGGAGGATTATGTAGTGAAAGCCTATATTACGGGTAATGATGAATCCGGTAATATCTACAAGCAAATTATTGTGCAAGATGCTACGGCAGCCTTGCCGATACAGTTGGATCAAGGGAATGTGTACACTACCTATCGTCGTGGTCAGGAAGTATTCATCAATCTGAAAGGCATGTGTGTATCCGTATATGGCGGTGAACAGCAATTAGGCTGGCCGGACGCTTATCTTTATCGTATGACGTTTGCTACTTTCCAAGAGTTGGTGAAGAAAAATGGATGGCCATATGCTGATAATGTAAAGCCAGAAGTTATCACGGATATAAGTGTGGTGAATCTTGATGTAAGCAAAATGACCTATCGTCTTGTACAACTCGAAGGGGTACATTTTGTAAATGGAGGGAAAAATACATTTGCTAAAACAGGTGGTTTCGGAGAGGAAACGTTGAAAGATGCTCATGGCAATACTATTACAGTGCGTACAAGTAATTATGCTTCTTTTGCGTATGAGACGTTGCCGGTAGGAACTGGTACAGTTGTTGGTATCTTAGGACGTTTTAATGGAACATGGCAATTGACTATTCCTGCTTATTCAGATGTGTTTGGTTTTGACGGTGTTGAACCGAACGAAGGAGAAGGCGGTGGCGGTGAAACAGGAGAGACAGTACTGTTCAGTGAAACATTTGGTGAACCGCAAAAAGAAGGAAATTATTGGCCTTTCTTGAAAGACTACACTGGATATGATAACCCGAAAGAGCTATTTTCAGGTAGTGTAGATAATCTTTCTGCCCGTATGCAAAGTGGTGATGGTAATGTGTGGTTCCCTGCAGGAGGTGATTATTCACTTTCCATTGGAAGTATAGACTTGAAGGGGGCTACTAAAGTGTCGTTGATTTATAAAATGGGTGTTAATGTATATCAGCCCGCTGATGTGCAGAATATCAATACGCTGAGTGTGAAATGTAACGATACGGATTTGGCAGTACCTAGCAAAGAACTGGCAGGTACAAGTAACCCGTATGTATTGGAAGAGATACGTATAGATGATATTGCCGTATCTGGAACTGCTACGCTGACATTCAGTTGTGCTAGTGCTACCAATGTAAAAGGCATACGTCTGTATGATGTGAAACTAATCGCTCCTGGAACAGGTGAAGGTGATGGTGGTGATGTAATCGCTCCGGTGCCTGACGGCGAATAA
- a CDS encoding endonuclease/exonuclease/phosphatase family protein, with translation MIKRNILLILLFALSIGVVGQTRLGVYVAGFYNLENLFDTEDDPNNPGDDEFLPNGPYSWTPAKYRQKLSNMAKVIAKLAREKCPGGPAILGVSEVENRRVLEDLVKTEPLASMGYEIVHYDSPDRRGVDVACLYNPKLFTLLSSKAYPFFMSSKPNYRSRDQLLVSGLLAGESFHMIVNHWPSRYGGDRSSIYREAAAAITKHIADSIHAADPQAKVLIVGDMNDDPTDKSTKEVLKARRKAADTEPDGYFNATWPLFDKGIGSLCYQDKWNLYDQLIISGNLLGKDRSTLKFWKAEIFNRDFLTTQEGKRKGYPWRTFSSNTFINGYSDHFPALIYFVKEIR, from the coding sequence ATGATAAAGAGAAATATATTGCTAATCTTACTGTTTGCCCTGTCCATCGGAGTGGTGGGGCAAACACGTTTGGGCGTGTATGTTGCAGGATTCTATAATCTGGAGAATCTGTTTGATACGGAAGACGACCCGAATAATCCCGGTGATGATGAATTCCTGCCGAATGGCCCATATTCTTGGACTCCTGCGAAGTACCGTCAAAAGTTGAGTAATATGGCGAAAGTGATTGCTAAACTTGCGAGGGAGAAGTGTCCGGGTGGTCCAGCTATCCTTGGTGTATCGGAAGTAGAGAACCGTCGGGTATTGGAAGATTTGGTGAAAACAGAACCGCTTGCTTCTATGGGATACGAGATTGTGCATTATGATTCACCGGATCGCCGGGGAGTAGATGTTGCCTGTTTATATAATCCCAAACTGTTTACCCTGCTTTCATCTAAGGCATATCCTTTTTTCATGTCTTCCAAACCGAATTATCGTTCTCGTGACCAGCTGTTAGTAAGTGGGTTGTTGGCGGGAGAGTCCTTTCATATGATTGTAAATCATTGGCCGTCCCGTTACGGTGGTGACCGCTCATCCATTTATAGAGAAGCTGCCGCTGCTATAACTAAGCATATTGCAGACTCCATTCATGCGGCTGACCCGCAGGCCAAAGTCTTGATTGTCGGTGATATGAATGATGATCCTACTGATAAAAGTACGAAAGAAGTATTGAAAGCCCGTCGTAAAGCTGCGGATACAGAACCGGATGGATACTTCAATGCAACGTGGCCATTATTTGACAAGGGAATCGGATCACTTTGCTACCAGGATAAATGGAACCTGTATGACCAGTTGATTATATCAGGAAACTTGTTAGGCAAAGACCGCTCTACCTTGAAATTCTGGAAAGCGGAAATCTTTAACCGTGATTTCCTGACAACACAAGAGGGAAAACGCAAAGGATACCCGTGGCGTACTTTCTCCAGTAATACTTTTATAAATGGATATAGTGACCACTTCCCGGCCTTGATTTATTTTGTGAAAGAAATACGTTAA
- a CDS encoding ATP-binding protein, whose product MSSKIYPIGIQNFEKIRNDGYFYIDKTALIYQMVKTGSYYFLSRPRRFGKSLLISTLEAYFQGKKELFTGLAVEKLEKNWIKYPVLHIDLNTEKYDTPESLENKLNGVLVEWEKKYGAEPSEKSLATRFEGIIKRTCRQEGQRVAILVDEYDKPMLQAIGNEELQKNFRNTLKAFYGALKSQDGCIKFAMLTGVTKFSKVSVFSDLNNLDDISMWNEYIEICGVSEREIHENLEAELHEFADARGTTYEKLCTELKECYDGYHFTHNSIGMYNPFSLLNAFKRKEFGNYWFETGTPTYLVKLLKKHHYDLERMAHEETDAQVLNSIDSESTNPIPVIYQSGYLTIKGYDERFGIYRLGFPNREVDEGFMRFLLPFYANVNKVESPFEIQKFVREIEAGDYNSFFRRLQSFFADTTYEVIREQELHYENVLFIVFKLVGFYTKVEYHTNNGRIDLILQTDKFIYIMEFKLNGTAKEALQQINDKRYALPFEADGRKLFKIGINFSEKTRNIEKWVVES is encoded by the coding sequence ATGAGTAGTAAAATTTACCCTATTGGCATACAGAATTTCGAAAAGATTCGTAATGACGGTTATTTCTATATTGATAAAACGGCATTGATTTATCAAATGGTTAAAACCGGCAGCTACTATTTCTTAAGCCGCCCGCGCCGCTTCGGAAAGAGCCTGCTCATCTCCACTCTGGAAGCTTATTTTCAAGGAAAGAAGGAGCTGTTCACGGGACTGGCAGTAGAAAAGTTGGAAAAAAACTGGATAAAATATCCCGTGTTACATATCGACCTTAACACCGAAAAATACGATACTCCGGAAAGTTTGGAGAATAAGTTGAATGGAGTATTGGTGGAATGGGAAAAAAAATACGGAGCAGAGCCATCGGAAAAATCTTTAGCCACACGCTTTGAAGGCATTATCAAACGTACCTGCCGACAAGAGGGGCAACGCGTAGCCATTCTTGTGGATGAATACGACAAACCAATGTTGCAAGCTATCGGCAATGAAGAATTACAAAAAAATTTTCGTAACACTTTAAAGGCTTTTTATGGTGCATTGAAAAGCCAGGATGGATGTATCAAATTCGCCATGCTGACAGGAGTTACCAAATTTAGCAAAGTCAGCGTGTTCAGTGATCTGAATAATCTGGACGATATATCAATGTGGAACGAATATATCGAAATTTGCGGTGTCAGCGAACGGGAAATCCACGAGAATCTGGAGGCTGAGCTTCATGAATTTGCCGATGCACGGGGAACGACATATGAAAAACTTTGTACTGAATTAAAGGAGTGCTATGACGGTTATCACTTTACTCATAATTCCATCGGCATGTATAATCCGTTCAGCCTGCTCAACGCGTTCAAGCGTAAAGAGTTCGGCAATTATTGGTTTGAAACGGGAACACCTACCTATCTGGTGAAGTTACTGAAAAAGCATCATTATGATCTGGAACGGATGGCACACGAGGAAACCGATGCACAGGTATTGAATAGCATAGATTCCGAATCAACCAACCCGATTCCGGTAATTTATCAGAGCGGATACCTTACCATTAAGGGATATGACGAACGTTTTGGCATATATCGTCTAGGTTTTCCCAACCGTGAAGTGGACGAAGGCTTCATGCGTTTCTTACTTCCTTTTTATGCGAATGTGAATAAGGTGGAATCTCCGTTTGAAATTCAAAAATTCGTTCGTGAAATAGAGGCCGGAGACTATAACTCTTTCTTCCGCCGCCTGCAGAGTTTCTTCGCTGATACGACTTACGAAGTAATCCGGGAGCAGGAATTACATTATGAAAATGTACTTTTCATCGTTTTCAAACTGGTTGGTTTCTATACCAAAGTGGAATACCACACCAATAACGGACGCATAGACCTCATCCTGCAGACAGACAAATTCATTTATATAATGGAGTTTAAGCTGAATGGTACAGCGAAAGAGGCGTTGCAGCAGATTAACGACAAACGATATGCATTGCCTTTCGAAGCAGATGGGCGAAAACTGTTCAAGATAGGGATTAACTTCAGTGAGAAAACCCGTAATATCGAGAAATGGGTGGTGGAATCCTGA
- a CDS encoding BT4734/BF3469 family protein, which translates to MKLTLMRDYGETSTMRTLDINLQIEAMKHETKARPISNLRTIIRYASPDTKLEEAQRLAKVIPAANFRKTANGVQMTEYNGIVQIEVNHLANRTEVNRVKQEAAELTQTLAAFMGSGGHSVKIWLRFTRPDGSLPKTREEAEIFQAHAYRKAVSLYQPALSYSIELKNPTLEQFCRQTYDPELYYNSDATVIYMRQPLEMPSDITYKESVQAEASPFKRLIPGYDSFETLSALFESALNKAYQSLSELQPNVHLHSDEDLKPLLVRLAENCFQAGIPEEETARWAIAHFYTKKKEFLVRQTVQNIYTHAKGFGQKSPLSTEQELELRTEEFMQRRYEFRYNTMTTVTEYRERNTFCFCFRPITNRVRNSIAMNARLEGLSLWDRDVARYLDSDRIPIFNPIEDFLFGVDVRWDGRDRIRELATRVPCNNAHWPDLFYRWFLNMVAHWRHTDRKYSNCTVPLLVGPQAYRKSTFCRNLLPPELQTYYTDHIDFSNKRDAELSLNRFALINMDEFDQNGVHQQAFLKHILQKPVVNVRRPHGTATQEMRRYASFIGTSNHKDLLTDTSGSRRYIVINVTAPIDCSPIDYEQLYAQAMHDIYRGERYWFDHEDEKLMTESNQEFQVIPIAEQLFHQYFRAAREDEEEYEQLLAIEILEQVQHDSRIHVSNCNIIQFGRILQRNQVPSVHTKRGNVYKVVRIKPKRE; encoded by the coding sequence ATGAAACTTACTTTGATGCGGGACTACGGCGAAACGTCAACCATGCGGACGCTGGATATAAACCTACAAATAGAAGCGATGAAGCATGAAACGAAAGCCCGCCCGATTAGCAATCTTCGGACGATCATTCGTTACGCATCACCGGACACCAAACTGGAAGAAGCCCAGCGACTGGCCAAAGTCATCCCAGCAGCCAACTTCCGCAAAACAGCCAACGGCGTACAAATGACGGAATACAACGGCATTGTACAAATAGAAGTCAACCACCTCGCAAACCGGACGGAAGTAAACCGCGTGAAGCAGGAAGCGGCAGAGCTTACGCAAACCCTCGCCGCCTTCATGGGTTCCGGCGGACATTCCGTGAAAATATGGCTACGCTTCACCCGCCCGGACGGTTCACTACCCAAAACCCGGGAAGAAGCGGAAATATTCCAGGCCCACGCCTACAGAAAAGCAGTCAGCCTGTACCAACCGGCTCTCTCCTACTCCATCGAACTCAAGAACCCGACCTTGGAGCAATTCTGCCGGCAGACCTACGACCCGGAACTTTATTACAACTCCGATGCCACCGTCATCTACATGCGGCAACCGCTGGAAATGCCGTCGGACATCACCTATAAAGAATCCGTACAAGCGGAAGCATCGCCATTCAAACGGCTAATTCCGGGTTATGATAGTTTCGAAACCTTGTCCGCCCTCTTCGAGAGCGCTCTGAACAAGGCTTACCAATCATTAAGCGAACTCCAGCCCAACGTACATCTCCATTCGGACGAAGACCTCAAGCCACTGTTAGTCCGCCTTGCGGAAAATTGCTTCCAGGCGGGTATACCGGAAGAAGAAACCGCCCGTTGGGCCATCGCTCATTTCTACACCAAGAAGAAAGAGTTTCTTGTCCGCCAAACCGTACAGAACATATATACTCACGCCAAAGGATTCGGACAAAAATCTCCCTTATCAACCGAACAGGAACTGGAACTCCGAACGGAAGAATTCATGCAACGCCGATACGAATTCCGTTACAATACGATGACGACCGTAACGGAATATCGCGAACGGAACACATTTTGTTTCTGCTTCCGCCCCATCACCAACCGGGTACGAAACAGCATTGCCATGAACGCCCGCCTGGAAGGGCTCAGCCTTTGGGACAGGGACGTCGCCCGCTATCTGGATTCCGACCGCATCCCGATATTCAACCCTATCGAGGATTTCCTCTTCGGAGTGGATGTCCGTTGGGACGGCCGCGACCGGATTCGTGAACTGGCCACCCGTGTCCCTTGCAACAACGCCCATTGGCCCGACCTGTTCTACCGCTGGTTTCTGAACATGGTAGCGCACTGGCGTCATACCGACCGCAAATATTCAAACTGCACCGTCCCGTTGCTTGTCGGCCCGCAAGCCTACCGGAAATCCACCTTCTGCCGGAACCTGTTACCGCCCGAGTTGCAGACATACTACACCGACCACATTGATTTCAGCAATAAAAGAGATGCCGAACTGTCACTGAACCGTTTCGCGCTCATCAACATGGACGAGTTCGACCAGAACGGGGTGCATCAGCAGGCTTTCCTGAAGCATATTCTCCAAAAGCCGGTGGTCAATGTCCGCCGGCCTCATGGCACAGCCACGCAAGAGATGCGCCGCTACGCTTCATTCATCGGAACGAGCAACCACAAGGACTTGCTGACGGACACTTCCGGCAGCCGACGCTACATCGTCATCAACGTAACCGCCCCCATCGACTGCTCCCCGATTGACTATGAACAACTTTATGCACAAGCAATGCATGATATTTACAGGGGAGAACGTTACTGGTTCGACCACGAAGATGAAAAGCTGATGACTGAAAGCAATCAGGAATTTCAAGTTATCCCCATCGCGGAGCAATTATTCCACCAGTATTTCCGGGCTGCCCGAGAAGACGAGGAAGAATACGAGCAACTTCTCGCCATCGAGATACTGGAACAGGTGCAACATGACAGCAGGATTCATGTATCAAATTGCAATATTATTCAATTCGGCAGAATATTGCAAAGGAATCAAGTGCCTTCCGTGCATACCAAACGGGGGAATGTCTACAAAGTGGTTCGGATTAAGCCGAAAAGAGAATAA
- a CDS encoding helix-turn-helix domain-containing protein: MKIEEIFAKRLKSARIMAGWSMDMLCEKIGNLISKQSISKYENGKMMPDSSVLIAISNALNLDPDYFFRPFLFELDEFEVSFRKKNKVKVFETNAIKEKIRDKVERYLEIENILGLENKFQPTAYSNAIISNTQDIKMQAIRLREEWKLGKDAINNVQAMLETHFIKVIDVDAPEGFDGLSGMVNDKYPIIVLNSNIEQSERRRMTALHELGHLLFNTCFDPALSPRQKEGLCTIFANEMLIPSCVFSGIIGENRRDISLNELTDLQILYGISIDAMMMKAKELNIITEARCRTYYIKKNQDERFKKLVTASRFREKKPKRFVSLVFRAIASDIITTSKAASLLNISIEDVRNRLNLI; the protein is encoded by the coding sequence ATGAAGATAGAAGAGATTTTTGCAAAACGCTTAAAGAGCGCACGAATTATGGCAGGCTGGTCTATGGATATGCTTTGCGAAAAAATCGGCAATCTGATTAGCAAGCAATCTATTTCTAAATATGAGAACGGGAAAATGATGCCTGACAGCTCCGTCCTTATAGCTATTTCCAATGCATTAAACTTAGATCCGGACTATTTTTTCCGTCCTTTCTTATTTGAGCTGGACGAATTTGAGGTCAGTTTCAGAAAGAAGAATAAAGTTAAAGTATTTGAAACCAATGCTATAAAGGAAAAGATACGTGATAAAGTAGAACGTTACCTGGAAATAGAAAACATCTTAGGATTGGAGAATAAGTTTCAACCCACTGCCTATTCCAATGCTATCATTTCCAATACACAGGACATAAAAATGCAGGCTATCCGTCTCCGCGAAGAATGGAAATTGGGCAAAGATGCCATCAATAATGTCCAGGCAATGTTGGAAACACATTTCATTAAAGTTATAGACGTGGATGCACCGGAAGGATTCGACGGTTTGAGTGGCATGGTTAACGATAAATATCCTATCATTGTCTTAAACTCCAACATCGAACAATCCGAACGTCGCAGAATGACTGCTTTGCACGAACTGGGACATCTTTTGTTTAATACCTGTTTTGACCCGGCATTAAGTCCAAGACAAAAAGAAGGACTTTGCACCATTTTCGCTAACGAAATGTTGATTCCAAGCTGTGTCTTCAGTGGTATAATCGGAGAAAACAGAAGAGATATATCATTAAATGAACTGACAGACCTACAAATTCTGTACGGCATCTCGATTGACGCCATGATGATGAAAGCCAAAGAACTCAACATTATAACAGAAGCAAGATGCCGCACTTACTACATCAAGAAAAATCAAGACGAGAGATTTAAAAAATTGGTAACTGCATCCAGATTTCGAGAGAAAAAGCCCAAACGTTTTGTAAGCCTTGTATTCAGGGCCATTGCCAGTGATATAATAACAACTTCAAAAGCAGCTTCTCTCTTGAATATTTCGATTGAAGATGTACGTAACCGATTAAATCTTATATAA